A genome region from Blautia coccoides includes the following:
- a CDS encoding ClpP family protease — protein sequence MSEEKRKELEKTEKQNEQIEDMGQLDLSDNEKQYHIHLLSIIGEVEGHESLPNNSKTTKYEHVLPKLAVIEDSKDVDGLLILLNTVGGDVEAGLAIAEMIASLSKPTVSLVLGGGHSIGVPMAVSADYSFIVPSATMVIHPVRSNGMFIGVMQSYKNIEKIQDRITGFVSSHSKMSQERIEELMLDPTQLVKDVGTMLEGEEAVKEGLIDEVGGISQSLEKLYELIEESRKKEEQ from the coding sequence ATGTCTGAAGAAAAGAGAAAAGAACTGGAAAAAACAGAAAAACAAAATGAACAGATAGAAGATATGGGGCAGTTAGATTTATCCGACAATGAAAAACAGTATCATATCCATCTTCTGTCCATCATTGGAGAGGTGGAAGGCCATGAATCCCTGCCGAACAACAGCAAGACCACAAAATACGAGCATGTCCTTCCAAAGCTTGCCGTGATCGAGGACAGCAAGGATGTGGACGGCCTTCTGATCCTGCTCAACACTGTGGGCGGAGATGTGGAGGCAGGACTTGCTATCGCGGAGATGATCGCATCCCTGAGCAAGCCAACTGTTTCCCTGGTACTGGGCGGCGGCCACTCCATCGGTGTGCCTATGGCTGTCTCCGCTGACTATTCTTTTATTGTCCCATCTGCAACCATGGTGATTCATCCGGTACGGAGCAACGGCATGTTCATTGGAGTCATGCAGTCTTATAAAAATATTGAAAAAATACAGGACCGCATTACAGGATTTGTATCCTCTCATTCAAAAATGTCCCAGGAGCGTATCGAAGAGCTGATGCTGGACCCTACCCAGCTTGTAAAAGATGTGGGAACTATGCTGGAGGGGGAAGAAGCAGTTAAGGAAGGCCTGATCGACGAAGTCGGCGGTATATCCCAGTCACTGGAAAAACTGTATGAACTAATAGAAGAAAGCAGAAAAAAAGAGGAACAATAG